One window of Nostoc sp. C052 genomic DNA carries:
- a CDS encoding threo-3-hydroxy-L-aspartate ammonia-lyase, which translates to MSQHNSVTITDVQAAQERILGIAHRTPVLTSRIVNDRTNSQVFFKCENFQRTGSFKFRGAYNALAQLSIAQKQTGVITYSSGNHGQAIALAGQLLNIPTTIVMPDDAPAVKQTATCGYGAEVILYNRQETNREELTQNLANERSLTLIPPYDHPHIIAGQGTAALELIQEVGELDLLLVCCGGGGLLSGSAIAAKALLPNCKVIGVEPAIADDATRSFHTKTLQTVKNPNTIADGARTPSLGQITFPLVLHYVDDMVTVSEEAILRTMFFLWERLKIVVEPTGVLAAAALLEAGVMTASEAKIGVIISGGNVDLAQVGKLFSDAD; encoded by the coding sequence ATGTCACAGCATAATTCTGTTACTATAACTGACGTGCAAGCAGCACAAGAGCGAATTTTGGGTATTGCCCACCGCACACCTGTACTGACTTCTAGAATCGTTAACGATCGCACCAATAGCCAGGTATTTTTTAAGTGCGAAAACTTTCAACGCACAGGATCATTTAAATTTAGAGGTGCATACAATGCCCTAGCCCAACTATCAATAGCACAAAAACAAACAGGCGTTATCACCTATTCATCAGGAAATCATGGCCAAGCGATCGCTTTAGCTGGACAATTACTAAATATTCCCACCACCATTGTCATGCCCGATGATGCACCCGCTGTCAAACAAACTGCCACTTGTGGTTATGGTGCAGAGGTAATTTTGTACAATCGCCAAGAAACAAATCGAGAAGAATTAACCCAAAATCTAGCAAATGAGCGCTCTTTGACACTGATTCCACCTTACGATCATCCGCACATCATCGCCGGACAAGGTACAGCTGCTTTAGAACTGATTCAAGAAGTTGGTGAGTTGGACTTACTATTAGTTTGTTGTGGTGGTGGCGGATTACTTTCAGGAAGTGCGATCGCAGCTAAAGCACTTTTACCCAATTGTAAAGTAATCGGGGTAGAACCAGCGATCGCCGACGATGCTACTAGATCCTTTCACACCAAAACCCTACAAACTGTCAAAAATCCCAATACCATCGCCGATGGTGCGCGGACTCCTAGCCTTGGTCAAATTACTTTCCCCCTAGTCTTGCATTACGTCGATGATATGGTGACGGTATCGGAAGAAGCGATTCTTCGCACTATGTTTTTCTTGTGGGAACGTCTGAAAATTGTCGTTGAACCCACCGGAGTCCTCGCCGCCGCCGCCTTACTCGAAGCTGGTGTGATGACAGCATCAGAGGCGAAAATTGGTGTCATCATCAGTGGTGGAAATGTAGATTTGGCGCAAGTTGGTAAATTGTTTTCTGACGCAGACTGA
- a CDS encoding AAA family ATPase — protein MIKLSNYKIIELIHEGIKTTVYRATRNKDDKLVVIKLLKIEYPELKDIAAFKHEYELIKNLDIPGVIQAYSLEKYNNGLAIVLENFDGSSLYKIIQSEKIKLLDFLKIGIKITQALGELHQNHIIHKDIKPQNIIVNLETHQVKIIDFSISSLLLQEKPKLSNPDLLEGTLAYMSPEQTGRMNRTVDYRTDFYSLGITFYEIITGQLPFPVIDPMELVHCHIARQPTTVDQLIPEIPQVISAIIMKLLSKTAEERYQSAFGIKADLENCLNQLEQTNSITNFAIGQQDQSSQLQISEKLYGREAEIDILMTAFEKVNQGNKELILVAGYSGIGKSALVNEIHKPVIKNRGYFITGKFEQFQRNIPYASLIQAFQELMQQLLTESEAQLATWKVKILEALVPNAQIIIDVIPELELIIGQQPEVPQLASAEAQNRFNLVFQKFINVFAQKEHPLVLFLDDLQWADLASLKLIQLLAVDTEIQYLLIIGAYRDNEVDTSHPLMLVLREIEKNSSTIQIIHCQNLKIADVCQLISDSLKSSLEESKELAKLIFNKTAGNPFFINQLLKFIHQENLLVFNFIAGKWQWDIQRIQMLGITDNVVELMIGKIKKLKDSTQNILKIAACIGNRFNLNILSCVNEKSQNDTAFDIWEALQAGFVIPLSDSYKQPQLLNHVDVFIIDYKFLHDRVQQAAYSLIPDEHKKEIHLNIGRLLLNNLDESLLEEKIFDIVNQLNIGAELITSPEERYKLAKLNLVSGRKAKDSAAYESAVKFLKQGLSLLAIDSWQNYYELTLDLHVETVEAEYLNTNFEQAEALFTSVINNSITILDTVKVYEKKIQFYVAQNRMREALDLDLQVLEMLGVSLSQTPPAQLTIEELVNLPEMTEAHKLAAMRILMTAMPPAYLADPALLPLIAFTMVDLCVQYGNSSFAAYAYGFYGLILCGPLKDIESGYRFGKLSLKILDQFNARQIKSKVYALFNIFVRHWKEHIQATIEPLQDGVQSGLDTGDIEYVGYNGLLVCWHPFWTGENLEIVEQRLEQYINLAHKIQQEHFTICLLILKQMVIELVQGQDNESCLEGDSFNESVMQRMAGNITAIFYAYLAKSILSYLFKDYSQAVKNAQLAQQYEVAASGTVYLPQYKFYYSLVLLAICLNPTYKTDIKTAIEKVEENQNQLKEWAEHSPINNQHKYELVEAEKARFLGQVLVAMEYYDRAIKGARNSEYIHEEALAYECAAEFYLSLGRNEFASLYMTKAHYGYRRWGAIAKFNDLELKYPELITKVSTQSKLGFTSNTITTSTANEKSSGLDLITVIKASQALSEVILLENLLERLMTIVIENAGAQTGILLLDKAGKLFIEAKATVDRDDLTVGQSIPVENSQQLPISVINYVARTKKDVVLSDASSEGSFTLDPYIVDHEIKSLICTSIVNQGKLVGLLYLENNLTVGAFTYERIQVLKLLSSQAAISLENAQFYAKLEEKIQERTRELNENNVRLKQTLRELKLTQTQLIQTEKMSSLGQMIAGIAHEINNPVSFIHGNLVHIDNYTQDLLSLIDIYQNIYPDLAPEIEEFLENIDVDFIKEDMPKTLSSMKIGTQRIREIVLTLRNFSRLDESDMKPVNIHEGIESTLLILQSRLQAKPGKPAIEIIKNYGDLPKVECYAGQLNQVFMNILNNAIDALEKSNQEIKAGEIKSNSGAIAIRTQAVNADLVVISIKDNGVGMSDSVRERIFDPFFTTKPVGQGTGLGLSITYQIVVDKHQGTIECISEPGKGAEFIIQIPCLQKRVI, from the coding sequence ATGATTAAATTATCTAATTACAAAATAATAGAATTAATTCATGAAGGAATAAAAACTACTGTTTATCGAGCCACGAGAAATAAGGATGACAAACTAGTGGTTATTAAACTTTTAAAAATAGAATACCCTGAGCTAAAAGATATAGCAGCATTCAAGCATGAATATGAACTAATAAAAAATTTAGATATTCCTGGAGTTATACAAGCTTATAGCTTAGAAAAATACAACAATGGTTTGGCAATTGTCTTAGAAAATTTTGATGGGAGTTCTCTCTATAAAATTATTCAATCAGAGAAAATTAAGTTACTTGATTTTCTTAAGATAGGCATTAAAATTACCCAAGCATTGGGTGAATTACACCAAAATCATATTATTCATAAAGATATTAAACCACAGAATATTATTGTTAATTTAGAAACTCATCAAGTTAAAATTATTGATTTTTCTATCTCATCACTGCTTTTACAAGAAAAACCCAAACTCAGTAATCCTGATTTGCTTGAAGGAACTCTAGCCTATATGTCTCCAGAGCAAACAGGAAGAATGAACAGAACAGTTGATTACCGTACAGACTTCTATTCATTGGGTATAACTTTTTATGAAATTATCACAGGTCAGTTACCGTTTCCAGTAATTGATCCAATGGAATTAGTTCATTGTCATATTGCTAGACAACCTACAACAGTAGATCAGTTAATCCCAGAAATCCCTCAAGTAATTTCTGCAATTATTATGAAATTACTCAGCAAAACTGCTGAAGAAAGATATCAGAGTGCTTTTGGGATTAAAGCAGATTTAGAAAACTGTCTGAATCAATTAGAGCAAACTAATTCTATAACTAACTTTGCCATTGGTCAGCAGGATCAGTCTAGCCAACTACAAATTTCCGAGAAGTTGTATGGACGAGAAGCAGAAATAGATATATTAATGACTGCTTTTGAAAAAGTTAATCAAGGAAATAAAGAATTAATATTAGTTGCTGGTTATTCGGGTATTGGTAAATCAGCCTTAGTGAATGAAATCCATAAACCTGTTATCAAAAACAGAGGCTATTTTATTACTGGTAAATTTGAGCAATTTCAGCGCAATATTCCTTATGCTTCCTTGATTCAAGCATTTCAAGAGTTAATGCAGCAATTACTGACAGAAAGTGAAGCACAATTAGCCACTTGGAAAGTAAAAATTTTAGAGGCTCTAGTCCCAAATGCTCAAATCATCATTGATGTTATTCCTGAACTAGAACTTATTATTGGTCAACAACCAGAAGTACCACAACTCGCTTCAGCAGAAGCACAAAATCGCTTTAACTTGGTTTTTCAAAAGTTTATCAATGTATTTGCTCAAAAAGAGCATCCATTAGTTCTATTTTTAGATGATTTACAATGGGCAGATTTAGCTTCATTAAAATTAATTCAGTTATTGGCTGTAGATACTGAAATTCAATATTTATTGATAATTGGAGCTTATCGAGATAATGAAGTTGATACCAGTCATCCTTTAATGTTAGTTTTGCGGGAAATTGAAAAAAATAGTAGTACTATCCAGATTATTCATTGTCAAAATTTAAAAATAGCTGATGTTTGTCAGTTAATTAGCGACAGCCTAAAGTCTAGCTTAGAAGAATCTAAAGAGTTGGCAAAACTGATTTTTAATAAAACTGCTGGTAATCCGTTTTTTATCAATCAATTACTCAAGTTTATCCACCAAGAAAATCTGCTTGTATTCAACTTTATTGCTGGTAAATGGCAATGGGATATTCAGCGTATTCAGATGCTAGGAATTACTGATAATGTTGTTGAATTAATGATCGGTAAAATTAAAAAGCTTAAAGATAGTACACAAAATATTTTAAAAATAGCTGCCTGTATTGGTAATCGATTTAATTTAAATATACTTTCTTGTGTTAATGAAAAATCTCAGAATGACACAGCATTTGATATTTGGGAAGCACTACAAGCGGGTTTTGTCATACCTCTAAGTGATAGCTATAAACAACCACAACTATTAAACCATGTTGATGTTTTTATAATTGATTATAAATTTCTTCACGATCGCGTGCAACAAGCAGCTTATTCCTTGATACCTGATGAGCATAAAAAGGAGATTCATTTAAATATTGGTAGACTACTATTAAACAATTTAGACGAAAGTTTATTAGAAGAAAAAATCTTCGATATTGTTAACCAATTAAATATCGGTGCTGAACTAATAACTTCTCCAGAAGAAAGATATAAACTAGCTAAATTAAATCTTGTGTCTGGACGGAAAGCTAAAGATTCTGCTGCTTATGAATCTGCTGTAAAATTTCTGAAGCAAGGTCTGAGCTTACTTGCAATTGATTCTTGGCAAAACTATTATGAATTAACTCTTGACCTTCATGTAGAAACAGTAGAAGCAGAATATTTAAATACAAATTTTGAGCAAGCAGAAGCATTATTTACTAGTGTTATAAATAACAGTATAACTATTCTTGATACTGTTAAAGTATATGAGAAAAAAATTCAGTTTTATGTGGCTCAAAATCGAATGCGCGAAGCATTAGATTTAGATTTGCAGGTGCTAGAGATGTTGGGAGTTTCATTGTCTCAAACTCCGCCAGCACAGTTAACAATTGAAGAATTAGTCAACCTGCCAGAAATGACTGAGGCTCATAAGCTAGCTGCTATGAGGATACTAATGACAGCTATGCCTCCCGCTTATTTAGCCGATCCTGCACTTTTACCACTGATTGCTTTTACGATGGTTGATTTATGTGTGCAGTATGGCAATTCATCTTTTGCAGCTTATGCTTATGGTTTTTATGGGCTAATTTTATGTGGGCCTCTTAAGGATATTGAATCAGGATATCGTTTTGGTAAATTATCTTTAAAGATTTTAGATCAATTCAATGCTAGACAAATTAAGTCTAAAGTGTACGCCTTATTTAATATTTTTGTTAGACACTGGAAAGAACATATTCAAGCAACGATAGAACCTCTACAAGATGGTGTTCAAAGTGGTTTAGATACAGGGGACATTGAGTATGTGGGTTACAATGGATTATTGGTTTGTTGGCATCCTTTCTGGACTGGAGAAAATTTAGAGATTGTTGAGCAAAGACTAGAACAATATATTAATTTAGCGCATAAAATACAGCAAGAACATTTTACAATTTGCTTACTGATCTTAAAACAGATGGTAATCGAGCTAGTTCAAGGACAGGATAATGAATCTTGTTTAGAGGGCGATAGTTTTAATGAATCAGTAATGCAGAGAATGGCTGGGAATATTACAGCTATCTTTTATGCTTATCTTGCCAAAAGTATTTTGAGTTATTTATTTAAAGATTATAGTCAGGCTGTTAAAAATGCTCAATTAGCACAACAGTATGAAGTTGCAGCTAGTGGGACTGTTTATCTACCTCAATATAAGTTTTATTATTCTCTGGTATTGTTGGCTATCTGTTTAAATCCTACTTACAAAACAGATATAAAAACTGCCATAGAAAAAGTAGAAGAAAATCAAAACCAATTAAAAGAATGGGCAGAGCATTCACCTATAAATAATCAGCACAAATATGAACTAGTAGAGGCAGAAAAGGCGCGATTTTTAGGACAAGTATTAGTGGCGATGGAATACTACGATCGCGCAATTAAAGGCGCTCGTAATTCTGAATATATTCATGAAGAAGCGTTGGCTTATGAATGTGCGGCAGAATTTTATCTCAGTCTAGGGAGAAATGAATTTGCGTCACTATATATGACAAAGGCACACTATGGTTATCGTCGTTGGGGAGCGATTGCTAAATTTAATGATTTGGAATTAAAATATCCAGAATTAATTACTAAGGTTTCCACTCAATCTAAATTAGGATTTACAAGTAATACGATTACTACTTCCACTGCTAATGAAAAATCAAGTGGGCTAGATTTAATCACAGTTATTAAAGCATCACAAGCTTTGTCAGAAGTAATTTTATTAGAAAATTTACTAGAAAGGTTAATGACAATTGTGATTGAAAATGCTGGCGCTCAGACTGGTATTTTGCTGCTAGATAAAGCAGGAAAGTTATTTATTGAAGCTAAAGCAACTGTCGATCGAGATGATTTAACTGTTGGTCAATCAATCCCAGTAGAAAACAGTCAGCAATTACCTATTTCTGTGATTAATTATGTTGCAAGAACTAAAAAAGATGTAGTTTTATCTGATGCTAGTAGCGAAGGAAGTTTTACGCTAGATCCATATATTGTTGACCATGAAATTAAATCACTTATATGTACTTCTATCGTTAATCAAGGCAAATTAGTTGGGTTACTTTATTTAGAAAATAATTTAACAGTAGGAGCATTCACTTATGAAAGAATACAAGTATTAAAGTTGCTATCTTCACAAGCAGCTATTTCCTTAGAAAATGCCCAATTCTACGCTAAATTAGAAGAGAAAATACAAGAAAGAACTAGGGAATTAAATGAAAATAATGTGCGATTAAAGCAAACACTGCGGGAATTAAAACTAACTCAAACCCAGCTTATTCAAACCGAAAAAATGTCAAGTTTGGGGCAAATGATTGCTGGTATTGCTCATGAAATTAATAATCCTGTAAGTTTTATTCATGGTAACTTAGTTCACATTGATAATTACACACAAGATTTACTGAGCTTGATTGATATTTATCAAAATATCTATCCCGACTTAGCACCAGAAATTGAAGAGTTTTTAGAGAATATTGATGTTGATTTTATTAAAGAAGATATGCCTAAAACTTTATCTTCTATGAAAATTGGCACACAACGCATTCGGGAGATTGTGCTGACATTGCGTAATTTCTCTCGGTTAGATGAGTCTGACATGAAACCGGTGAATATTCATGAGGGAATTGAAAGTACCTTACTAATTTTGCAAAGCCGTCTCCAAGCGAAACCAGGTAAGCCTGCGATTGAGATTATCAAAAATTACGGTGATTTGCCAAAAGTTGAATGTTATGCTGGGCAGCTAAATCAGGTATTTATGAATATTCTGAATAATGCGATTGATGCTTTAGAAAAGTCAAATCAGGAAATAAAAGCAGGGGAAATTAAAAGTAATTCTGGTGCGATCGCAATTCGTACCCAAGCAGTCAACGCTGATTTAGTCGTCATTTCCATTAAGGATAATGGGGTAGGGATGAGTGATAGTGTCAGAGAAAGAATCTTTGATCCTTTTTTCACTACTAAGCCTGTGGGACAAGGTACTGGTTTAGGATTATCAATCACCTATCAAATCGTAGTAGACAAACATCAAGGTACAATAGAGTGCATTTCTGAGCCTGGAAAGGGTGCAGAGTTTATCATTCAAATTCCCTGTTTGCAAAAGCGGGTAATCTAG
- the dacB gene encoding D-alanyl-D-alanine carboxypeptidase/D-alanyl-D-alanine-endopeptidase — MIRKISLSLMLLFLGTQIGVTQPAAKAQTPVAPATTTKSICSTQLGTAIDAVINRPLFSRVRWGILVQPLSTEQTLYSRDAEKYFTPASNLKLLTTAAALQILGANFRIRTSIYQNGNGVLSVVGRGDPSLSDTQLQALAQQLKQKGITQIQRLIADDSYIQGDIVNPTWQWEDVQSDYGTPVSSFILNQNIFSLKLVPQAVGKPLQVVWIDPGEAKQWRIINQSVTAAQNQPSYVNVTRELSGTTLRIQGQLTTNSEPSLIDLPVVDPNYYFLRRFRSALATEKITLGQTLVVSGGIHQEEIAFVESPPLSELLMETLQNSNNLYAEALLRALAVKKSGVKNQTSADVGLEVVKASLTKLGVDPANYILVDGSGLSRRNLVTPEAFVQILRAIAKTPTAYIYRASLPLAGKSGTLKGRFQDTPAEGIVQAKTGTLNGVVSLSGYINAPKYEPLVFSIIVNQSDQSATVVRQAIDEVVVLLTQLHHC; from the coding sequence ATGATTAGGAAAATTTCTCTTAGCTTGATGCTGCTGTTTCTGGGTACTCAAATTGGTGTTACCCAGCCAGCAGCTAAAGCACAAACCCCAGTTGCACCAGCAACTACCACAAAATCAATTTGCTCTACCCAACTAGGAACAGCTATAGATGCTGTAATCAATCGTCCCTTATTTAGTCGGGTGCGTTGGGGAATTTTGGTACAACCCCTGTCAACCGAGCAAACTCTTTATAGTCGAGATGCCGAGAAGTATTTTACTCCCGCGTCTAATCTTAAATTGCTGACAACAGCAGCGGCATTGCAAATATTGGGTGCTAATTTTCGGATTCGCACCTCTATTTATCAGAATGGTAATGGTGTTTTAAGTGTTGTCGGTAGGGGAGATCCTAGCTTAAGTGATACTCAACTACAAGCATTAGCACAACAGCTAAAACAGAAAGGGATTACCCAAATTCAGCGGTTGATTGCTGATGATAGTTATATTCAAGGGGATATTGTTAACCCCACCTGGCAATGGGAAGATGTGCAGTCAGACTATGGCACACCAGTCAGCAGCTTTATTCTCAATCAAAATATTTTTAGTTTAAAACTTGTACCGCAGGCTGTAGGTAAACCTTTGCAAGTCGTGTGGATTGATCCCGGCGAGGCGAAACAATGGCGGATAATTAATCAGTCAGTAACCGCTGCCCAAAATCAACCAAGCTATGTCAATGTTACCCGCGAATTATCAGGAACAACATTACGAATTCAAGGACAACTGACAACAAATTCTGAACCATCTTTAATAGATTTACCTGTAGTTGATCCCAATTATTACTTCTTACGACGCTTCCGTAGTGCTTTGGCAACAGAAAAAATTACTTTGGGACAAACATTAGTAGTCAGTGGTGGTATTCATCAAGAGGAAATAGCCTTTGTAGAGTCACCACCTTTATCTGAATTATTAATGGAAACTCTTCAGAATAGTAATAATCTTTATGCTGAAGCACTGCTGAGAGCGTTAGCTGTGAAAAAATCCGGAGTAAAAAATCAGACTAGTGCTGATGTCGGTTTGGAGGTTGTCAAAGCCAGTTTAACTAAATTGGGAGTTGATCCAGCAAATTATATTTTAGTGGACGGTTCGGGTTTATCACGTCGCAACTTAGTAACACCAGAAGCTTTTGTACAAATTTTGCGGGCGATCGCAAAAACACCAACCGCATATATCTATCGCGCATCTTTACCCTTAGCGGGTAAAAGTGGAACTCTCAAGGGCCGTTTTCAAGATACACCTGCTGAGGGAATTGTGCAAGCAAAAACAGGTACGTTAAATGGTGTCGTTTCTCTATCTGGATATATAAATGCACCAAAGTATGAGCCGCTGGTTTTTAGTATTATCGTGAATCAGTCGGATCAGTCTGCAACAGTTGTACGCCAGGCAATTGATGAAGTTGTTGTGTTGTTAACGCAATTGCATCACTGTTAA
- a CDS encoding SDR family oxidoreductase: MNKTSESRQKKTALITGAASGIGYQLTQIFARHSYNLVLVDKNEQKLNEIIDEFPQKFGIFVKIFAKDLSIPTSPEEIFTELQQASIKIDVLVNNAGFGTYGAFTETDLSTELKMLQVNIVSLTHLTKLFLKDMVEQNYGKILNVASAAAFQPGPLMAVYFATKAYVLSFSEAIANELEGTGVSVTVLCPGPTASEFQQTAAMENSKIANVKRMMDTATVAKIGYRSLMKNKTVVVPGMRNKILSESVRFTPRNLVTKVVRSMHELKKNR, translated from the coding sequence ATGAATAAAACATCCGAAAGTCGGCAAAAAAAAACTGCTCTCATTACCGGAGCGGCTAGTGGAATAGGTTATCAATTAACCCAGATTTTTGCTCGTCATAGTTATAATCTTGTGTTAGTAGATAAGAATGAACAAAAACTTAATGAAATTATAGATGAATTTCCGCAAAAATTTGGCATTTTTGTCAAAATTTTTGCCAAGGATTTATCTATACCAACATCCCCAGAAGAAATTTTTACAGAACTACAGCAAGCATCCATCAAGATTGATGTGCTGGTTAACAATGCTGGCTTTGGTACTTATGGAGCATTTACCGAAACAGACCTCAGCACTGAACTGAAAATGCTACAGGTAAATATCGTCAGCCTAACTCATTTAACTAAGTTATTCCTGAAGGATATGGTCGAGCAAAACTATGGAAAAATATTGAATGTGGCCTCAGCAGCGGCTTTTCAACCAGGGCCACTAATGGCAGTTTATTTTGCTACTAAAGCCTATGTCTTATCATTTTCAGAAGCGATCGCTAATGAATTAGAGGGCACTGGTGTCAGCGTGACTGTTCTTTGTCCAGGGCCAACAGCATCGGAATTTCAGCAAACTGCTGCAATGGAAAATTCCAAGATTGCTAACGTTAAGAGAATGATGGATACGGCAACCGTCGCAAAAATTGGTTATCGAAGCTTAATGAAAAATAAAACCGTTGTCGTTCCTGGTATGAGAAATAAGATATTGAGTGAAAGTGTCAGATTTACACCCAGAAATTTAGTCACAAAGGTTGTCAGAAGTATGCACGAGCTTAAAAAAAATCGGTAG
- a CDS encoding tellurite resistance TerB family protein, whose product MSKRKLPKGRSVSSVALEPEVAIAVIGLFSAAADGEGISSTEEYALSEFLSRVGLFEDYSDDDFEELTEKVVSLIEEEDPEDLIAQSIESLPNRGYREAAYITAILVVGIDEEVPESEQDYISELQEALKISDERAQELIDGVFGEDEDEDEDEDEDE is encoded by the coding sequence ATGTCTAAACGCAAATTGCCCAAAGGCCGTAGTGTTAGTTCAGTTGCTCTAGAACCAGAAGTTGCGATCGCAGTTATTGGACTTTTTTCCGCAGCTGCCGATGGTGAAGGTATTTCTTCAACCGAAGAATATGCTTTAAGTGAATTTCTCAGTCGGGTTGGCTTATTTGAAGATTATTCTGATGACGACTTTGAAGAATTGACCGAAAAAGTCGTCAGCTTAATTGAAGAAGAAGATCCAGAAGATTTAATCGCCCAATCCATCGAATCTTTACCTAATAGAGGTTATCGCGAAGCTGCATACATCACAGCAATCTTAGTAGTAGGGATTGATGAAGAAGTACCCGAAAGTGAACAAGATTATATCTCTGAGCTTCAGGAAGCCTTAAAGATTTCAGACGAACGCGCACAAGAACTTATAGACGGAGTATTCGGGGAAGACGAAGACGAAGACGAAGACGAAGATGAAGATGAATAA